A window of Pedococcus aerophilus contains these coding sequences:
- a CDS encoding site-2 protease family protein produces the protein MTTAARGHHAPEGEQERGLGVRIARVAGIPVYLAPSWFLIAAVITAIVAAPLLSTRPLVGIGVGFAQALVLLVCVLVHEAAHAATARGFGMPVVRIVANLWGGHTSMEAGHTTPGRMALVAAAGPASNAVFAALAWLALPSVTGDVSSRLVEGLVIINGSLAVLNILPGMPLDGGQVLECLVWKVTGDRNKGSVVAGWSGRVLAVGVVLWFFVRPLVMTQDLGFGQIWVLFIGSILWAGATESIRRGKALATIGRITLRSVMRAAVAVPDTARVGDLPATPGGELVVVDGHGRPSAYVDSAHLSSVPPDARPHTPVSAVASQQDPGWVIDADPAGDVMPALAALQEFGITVGAVVHQGRVVGVVHAADVGRALNA, from the coding sequence ATGACGACAGCTGCCCGTGGGCACCACGCTCCCGAGGGCGAGCAGGAACGCGGGCTCGGCGTCCGCATCGCCCGGGTGGCAGGCATCCCCGTGTACCTCGCCCCGAGCTGGTTCCTCATCGCCGCCGTCATCACCGCGATCGTCGCCGCGCCGCTGCTGTCCACGCGCCCGCTGGTCGGCATCGGGGTCGGCTTCGCCCAGGCGCTCGTGCTGCTCGTCTGCGTCCTCGTCCACGAGGCCGCGCACGCCGCGACCGCCCGAGGCTTCGGCATGCCCGTGGTCCGGATCGTGGCCAACCTCTGGGGCGGACACACCTCGATGGAGGCCGGCCACACCACCCCGGGACGGATGGCGCTCGTCGCCGCCGCCGGACCGGCGTCCAACGCCGTCTTCGCCGCGCTCGCCTGGCTGGCCCTGCCGTCGGTCACCGGCGACGTGTCGAGCCGCCTCGTCGAGGGCCTGGTCATCATCAACGGCTCGCTGGCCGTCCTCAACATCCTCCCCGGCATGCCGCTCGACGGCGGCCAGGTCCTGGAGTGCCTCGTCTGGAAGGTGACCGGCGACCGCAACAAGGGGTCGGTGGTCGCCGGCTGGAGCGGCCGCGTGCTGGCCGTCGGAGTCGTGCTCTGGTTCTTCGTCCGGCCCCTCGTCATGACGCAGGACCTCGGGTTCGGCCAGATCTGGGTGCTGTTCATCGGCTCGATCCTCTGGGCCGGGGCGACGGAGTCGATCCGGCGCGGCAAGGCCCTGGCCACCATCGGCCGCATCACCCTGCGCTCGGTGATGCGCGCTGCCGTCGCCGTCCCCGACACGGCCCGTGTCGGGGACCTGCCCGCCACGCCGGGGGGCGAGCTGGTCGTCGTCGACGGCCACGGTCGTCCCTCCGCCTACGTCGACTCGGCCCACCTCTCGTCGGTCCCGCCGGACGCCCGGCCGCACACCCCGGTCAGCGCGGTCGCCAGCCAGCAGGACCCCGGCTGGGTCATCGACGCCGACCCCGCGGGCGATGTCATGCCGGCCCTCGCGGCCCTGCAGGAGTTCGGGATCACCGTCGGCGCGGTCGTGCACCAGGGCCGGGTCGTCGGCGTCGTCCACGCCGCGGACGTGGGCCGGGCGCTCAACGCCTGA
- a CDS encoding SGNH/GDSL hydrolase family protein, with protein sequence MTSRGTAHRPRLRRRVVAGLAASTVLAVGAVGFALDARTASAGGAQAAVVAVGAPRAGGVPAPAPAAAAAQVPAGSSPSAPAPRSASASRSEPASSRARGPWVGTWATAVAVPQAGPPAQGFTDTTLRQRMHVSVGGQVVRLRLTNVHGTRPLVVTATLARPSTRAGAAAGDVDPGTLVPVTFAGSRQVAVPVGAELASDPVALAVPDGGDLLVSLHVPGPTGPATYHGAAHTTGFVADGDQTSAVSVAAFPRRTTSFWFLDGLDVRSRVGGSVVFLGDSITDGSGSTTDADHRWPDLLADRARSLPTPQRFGVLNAGIGGNRVLRDAAGPGQGPKALDRLNRDVLTQTGVRTVVLLEGINDIQQDPSEHDPRAIIDGYRQVLERSHARGLRVVVGTLAPFEGWPRWTPEREQVRVAVNAWIRTSGEPDAVLDLDAVLRDPDRPTRLRAGYDSGDHLHPSDAGYAAMAASVDLRLLRNPGR encoded by the coding sequence ATGACCTCCCGCGGCACCGCGCACCGACCCCGGCTGCGCCGCAGGGTCGTCGCCGGTCTGGCTGCGAGCACGGTCCTCGCCGTCGGTGCGGTGGGGTTCGCGCTCGACGCGCGCACCGCGTCGGCGGGAGGAGCGCAAGCCGCCGTCGTGGCCGTGGGAGCACCGCGCGCGGGCGGGGTGCCAGCACCTGCGCCGGCCGCCGCTGCGGCACAGGTGCCAGCCGGTTCGTCGCCGTCGGCGCCGGCCCCCCGGTCTGCGTCGGCGTCGAGGTCGGAGCCGGCGTCGTCACGGGCCCGGGGACCGTGGGTCGGCACGTGGGCCACCGCGGTCGCCGTCCCCCAGGCCGGTCCACCGGCCCAGGGCTTCACCGACACGACGCTGCGCCAGCGGATGCACGTCTCCGTCGGGGGACAGGTGGTCCGGCTGCGGCTCACCAACGTCCACGGCACAAGGCCACTCGTCGTGACCGCCACCCTCGCCCGGCCCTCCACGCGCGCCGGCGCCGCCGCGGGGGACGTCGACCCGGGCACCCTCGTCCCGGTGACGTTCGCGGGGAGCCGGCAGGTCGCCGTACCGGTGGGCGCGGAGCTGGCGTCCGACCCTGTGGCGCTGGCCGTCCCGGACGGCGGCGACCTCCTCGTGAGCCTGCACGTGCCCGGCCCGACCGGCCCGGCGACGTACCACGGGGCGGCGCACACGACGGGGTTCGTCGCCGACGGCGACCAGACGTCTGCCGTCTCGGTGGCGGCGTTCCCGCGACGGACGACGTCGTTCTGGTTCCTCGACGGGCTCGACGTGCGGTCCCGCGTCGGGGGATCCGTGGTCTTCCTCGGCGACTCGATCACCGACGGGTCCGGCTCGACCACGGACGCCGACCACCGCTGGCCGGACCTGCTCGCCGACCGGGCCAGGTCGCTGCCCACGCCGCAGCGGTTCGGGGTGCTCAACGCGGGCATCGGGGGCAACCGGGTGCTGCGCGACGCCGCCGGCCCCGGACAGGGCCCCAAGGCGCTCGACCGCCTCAACCGCGACGTGCTGACCCAGACCGGGGTCCGGACCGTGGTGCTGCTCGAGGGCATCAACGACATCCAGCAGGACCCGTCGGAGCACGACCCCCGCGCCATCATCGACGGCTACCGGCAGGTCCTCGAGCGCTCGCACGCGCGGGGGCTGCGGGTGGTCGTGGGCACGCTCGCACCGTTCGAGGGCTGGCCCCGGTGGACCCCGGAACGCGAGCAGGTCCGCGTCGCCGTCAACGCGTGGATCCGCACGTCCGGCGAGCCTGATGCCGTCCTCGACCTCGACGCGGTGCTGCGCGACCCCGACCGGCCCACCCGCCTGCGCGCCGGCTACGACAGCGGCGACCACCTCCACCCGAGCGACGCGGGGTATGCCGCGATGGCGGCCTCGGTCGACCTGCGCCTGCTGCGGAACCCGGGGCGCTGA
- a CDS encoding tRNA (adenine-N1)-methyltransferase — MSSTPDQTPPAATGADLRRGTFSEGERVQLTDPKGRLHTITLEAGREFHTHRGRLAHDDLIGSPDGSVVKNTAGVEYLALRPLLSDYVMSMPRGAAVVYPKDAGQIVTMADIFPGARVVEAGVGSGALSMSLLRAVGETGHVHSFERREDFADIAKGNARAFFGQDHPAWQVTVGDLVEELPQHVEPGSVDRVVLDMLAPWECLDAVADALLPGGVLICYVATATQLSRVAEGVREHGGYTEPEAWESLVRGWHLEGLAVRPQHRMHGHTGFLITTRRLAPGVTPPLRKRRPGKGSIDEDGAPVQDSGFGREGEFTPEDIGERVPSDKKIRRVRRSVTQTSETAE; from the coding sequence ATGAGCAGCACCCCCGACCAGACCCCGCCCGCCGCCACGGGAGCAGACCTGCGCCGTGGCACCTTCTCCGAGGGCGAGCGGGTGCAGCTGACCGACCCGAAGGGGCGCCTGCACACCATCACCCTCGAGGCGGGACGCGAGTTCCACACCCACCGCGGTCGCCTGGCCCACGACGACCTCATCGGCAGCCCTGACGGGTCCGTCGTCAAGAACACCGCCGGCGTCGAGTACCTCGCACTCCGCCCGCTGCTGTCCGACTACGTCATGTCGATGCCGCGCGGTGCCGCGGTGGTCTACCCCAAGGACGCCGGCCAGATCGTCACCATGGCCGACATCTTCCCGGGCGCCCGGGTCGTCGAGGCCGGCGTCGGCTCCGGCGCCCTGTCGATGAGCCTGCTGCGGGCCGTGGGGGAGACCGGTCACGTGCACTCGTTCGAGCGCCGCGAGGACTTCGCCGACATCGCCAAGGGCAACGCCCGCGCCTTCTTCGGCCAGGACCACCCGGCCTGGCAGGTCACCGTCGGTGACCTCGTCGAGGAGCTGCCGCAGCACGTCGAGCCCGGCAGCGTCGACCGCGTCGTGCTGGACATGCTCGCTCCCTGGGAGTGCCTCGACGCCGTCGCCGACGCACTCCTGCCCGGTGGCGTCCTCATCTGCTACGTCGCCACCGCCACCCAGCTGTCGCGCGTCGCCGAGGGCGTCCGCGAGCACGGCGGCTACACCGAGCCCGAGGCGTGGGAGTCGCTCGTCCGCGGCTGGCACCTCGAGGGCCTCGCAGTGCGTCCGCAGCACCGGATGCACGGCCACACCGGCTTCCTCATCACCACCCGCCGCCTCGCCCCCGGGGTCACCCCGCCGCTGCGCAAGCGCCGCCCCGGCAAGGGCTCGATCGACGAGGACGGCGCCCCCGTGCAGGACTCGGGCTTCGGCCGCGAGGGCGAGTTCACCCCCGAGGACATCGGCGAGCGCGTCCCATCAGACAAGAAGATCCGGCGGGTTCGCCGTTCTGTGACCCAAACCTCCGAGACCGCGGAGTAG
- the arc gene encoding proteasome ATPase, translating into MTDHSQPHRPDNSDERRQAELLAEEVAALRQRLADAPVRSRELETKVLQLQSNLATISSQNERLVRTLKEAREQIVTLKSEVDRLAQPPAAYGVILESYDDATVDILTGGRKMHVAVSPAVDPAELSSGREVRLNEAMNVVATCGYERIGEVVMIKELLGEGRVLVVSHADEERVVRMADSLEGEPIRVGDALMLESRSGFVYERIPKAEVSELVLEEVPDIDYEDIGGLAGQIEAIRDAVELPYLHPDLFTEHQLKPPKGVLLYGPPGCGKTLIAKAVASSLARKVAEKEGKPVGKSFFLNIKGPELLNKYVGETERHIRLIFQRAREKASGGTPVVVFFDEMDSLFRTRGSGVSSDVETTIVPQLLSEIDGVERLENVIVIGASNREDMIDPAILRPGRLDVKIKIERPDAESARDIFTKYLTADLPLHPHDLSEHDGSAQATVDAMITATVERMYSEIEENRFLEVTYANGDKEVLYFKDFNSGAMIQNIVDRAKKMAIKDFLTVGAKGIRVDHLLASCVDEFKENEDLPNTTNPDDWARISGKKGERIVYIRTLVTGKSGTEPGRSIDNVANTGQYL; encoded by the coding sequence ATGACCGACCACAGCCAGCCCCACCGCCCCGACAACAGTGACGAGCGCCGCCAGGCCGAGCTCCTCGCCGAGGAGGTCGCCGCCCTGCGGCAGCGCCTCGCCGACGCCCCGGTGCGTTCGCGTGAGCTCGAGACCAAGGTGCTGCAGCTGCAGTCCAACCTCGCCACGATCTCCTCGCAGAACGAGCGCCTCGTGCGCACCCTCAAGGAGGCGCGGGAGCAGATCGTCACGCTGAAGTCCGAGGTCGACCGGCTGGCCCAGCCGCCTGCTGCGTACGGCGTGATCCTCGAGTCGTACGACGACGCGACCGTCGACATCCTCACCGGTGGCCGCAAGATGCACGTCGCCGTCAGCCCCGCGGTCGACCCGGCAGAGCTGTCCAGCGGCCGCGAGGTCCGGCTCAACGAGGCGATGAACGTCGTGGCCACCTGCGGCTACGAGCGCATCGGCGAGGTCGTCATGATCAAGGAGCTGCTCGGCGAGGGCCGGGTCCTGGTCGTCTCGCACGCCGACGAGGAGCGCGTCGTCCGCATGGCCGACTCCCTCGAGGGCGAGCCGATCCGTGTCGGCGACGCCCTCATGCTCGAGTCGCGCTCCGGCTTCGTCTACGAGCGGATCCCCAAGGCCGAGGTGTCCGAGCTGGTCCTCGAAGAGGTCCCCGACATCGACTACGAGGACATCGGCGGCCTGGCCGGCCAGATCGAGGCCATCCGCGACGCCGTCGAGCTGCCCTACCTGCACCCCGACCTGTTCACCGAGCACCAGCTCAAGCCCCCGAAGGGCGTGCTGCTCTACGGCCCGCCCGGCTGCGGCAAGACACTCATCGCCAAGGCGGTGGCGTCGTCGCTGGCCCGCAAGGTCGCGGAGAAGGAGGGCAAGCCCGTCGGCAAGTCGTTCTTCCTCAACATCAAGGGCCCGGAGCTGCTCAACAAGTACGTCGGCGAGACCGAGCGCCACATCCGCCTGATCTTCCAGCGGGCCCGTGAGAAGGCCTCCGGCGGCACGCCCGTGGTCGTGTTCTTCGACGAGATGGACAGCCTGTTCCGCACGCGCGGCTCCGGCGTCTCCTCCGACGTCGAGACGACGATCGTGCCGCAGCTGCTGTCCGAGATCGACGGTGTCGAGCGGCTCGAGAACGTCATCGTCATCGGGGCCTCGAACCGTGAGGACATGATCGACCCGGCCATCCTGCGCCCGGGTCGCCTCGACGTGAAGATCAAGATCGAGCGCCCCGACGCCGAGAGCGCGCGCGACATCTTCACGAAGTACCTCACCGCGGACCTGCCGCTGCACCCGCACGACCTCTCGGAGCACGACGGCTCGGCCCAGGCCACGGTCGACGCGATGATCACCGCCACGGTCGAGCGGATGTACTCCGAGATCGAGGAGAATCGCTTCCTCGAGGTCACCTACGCCAACGGCGACAAGGAGGTCCTCTACTTCAAGGACTTCAACTCCGGCGCGATGATCCAGAACATCGTCGACCGAGCGAAGAAGATGGCGATCAAGGACTTCCTCACCGTCGGGGCCAAGGGCATCCGGGTCGACCACCTGCTCGCGAGCTGCGTCGACGAGTTCAAGGAGAACGAGGACCTGCCCAACACGACCAACCCCGACGACTGGGCCCGCATCTCCGGCAA